In the genome of Enterococcus sp. DIV2402, the window AACACTGAGAAAGGAGGGAAATAAGCATGTTAGTACCTAAACGTGTAAAACACCGTCGCGAATTCCGCGGAAAAATGCGTGGTGAAGCTAAAGGTGGTAAAGAAGTAGCTTTTGGTGAATACGGCTTACAAGCTGTTGAATCTCATTGGATTACAAACCGCCAAATCGAAGCTTCTCGTATCGCAATGACTCGTTACATGAAACGTGGCGGGAAAGTGTGGATTAAAATTTTCCCTCACAAATCTTATACAAGTAAAGCCATTGGGGTTCGTATGGGTAAAGGTAAAGGGGCTCCTGAAGGATGGGTAGCACCAGTTAAACGTGGAAAAATCATGTTTGAAATTGCTGGCGTATCTGAAGAAGTAGCTCGCGAAGCATTACGTCTTGCTTCACACAAATTACCAATGAAAACTAAAATCGTAAAACGTGAAGAAATGGGTGGTGAATCGAATGAAGGTTAAAGAAATCAGAGAATTAACCACTGCCGAAATGCTAGATCAAGAAAAACAATTAAAAGAAGAATTGTTTAACTTAAGATTCCAATTAGCTACAGGTCAACTAGAAAACACTGCACGTATCCAAGAAGTACGTAAATCGATTGCACGCATCAAAACAGTTTTGCGTGAACAAGCAAAGTAATAGTGGAAGGAGGCCATTTAGCGTATGACTGAAGAAAGAAATCAACGCAAAGTTTATCAAGGTCGCGTGGTATCCGACAAAATGGATAAAACAATTACAGTAGTAGTTGAAACTAAGAAAAACCACCCTATCTACGGTAAACGCATGAAATATTCTAAGAAATACAAAGCACACGATGAAAACAACGAAGCAAAAGTTGGCGATATCGTGAAAGTTATGGAAACTCGTCCATTATCAGCTACGAAACGTTTCCGTCTAGTAGAGATTGTTGAAAAGGCAGTGATTATTTAATCACACGAGATTTTCCTATATAGATTGAATTTCCAAAATCTGAAAGGAGGATACACATCGTGATCCAACAAGAAAGTCGTTTAAGAGTCGCTGACAACTCAGGCGCACGCGAAATTCTAACGATCAAAGTCCTTGGTGGCTCAGGTCGTAAAACTGCCAATATCGGTGACGTAATTGTTGCTACGGTTAAACAAGCAACGCCAGGTGGAGTTGTTAAAAAAGGTGACGTAGTTAAAGCAGTTATTGTTCGTACGAAATCAGGCGCTCGTCGTGCAGACGGTTCTTACATTAAATTTGATGAAAATGCTGCGGTTATTATCCGTGACGATAAGAGCCCACGTGGAACTCGTATCTTCGGTCCAGTTGCTCGTGAACTACGCGAAGGCAACTTCATGAAGATCGTTTCCCTAGCACCAGAAGTATTATAATTGTTATTCATTATCAAAGGAGGTGCGAAACAGTAATGTTTGTTAAAAAAGGCGATAAAGTTAAAGTTATCACTGGTAAAGACAAAAACAAAGAAGGTATTGTATTAGAAGCTTTACCTAAAAAAGATAAAGTCGTTGTTGAAGGTGTTAACATCATGAAAAAACACCAAAAACCTTCTCAAGCTGCTCCTCAAGGCGGAATCGTTGAAGTTGAAGCGCCAATTCATGTTTCTAACGTGATGGTGATTGATCCATCTAACGGTGAAGCTACACGTGTTAGCTACAAAGAAGTTGACGGCAAAAAAGTCCGTGTTTCTAAGAAAACCGGAGAAGTTATCGATAAATAATCAAATTAAGGAAGGAGGGGCTTACTGAATGAACCGCCTTAAAGAAAAGTATACAAAAGAAGTTGTTCCATCATTAATGGAAAAATTTGAATATAGTTCTGTAATGCAAGCACCAAAAGTTGACAAAATTGTTATCAACATGGGTGTGGGTGATGCAGTATCTAACGCTAAAAACTTAGATAAAGCTGTTGAAGAATTAGCATTAATCTCTGGTCAAAAACCATTGATTACTAAAGCTAAAAAATCAATCGCTGGCTTCCGCTTACGTGAAGGAATGCCAATCGGTTGTAAAGTTACTCTACGTGGAGAAAGAATGTACGAATTTTTAGATAAATTAGTATCAGTTTCATTACCACGTGTACGTGACTTCCATGGTGTAAGTAAAAAAGCGTTCGACGGACGTGGTAACTATACATTAGGTATCAAAGAACAATTAATCTTCCCAGAAGTTGATTACGATTTGGTAGACAAAGTACGTGGGATGGATATCGTTATTGTAACTACTGCCAACACAGATGAAGAATCTCGTGAATTGTTAACGCAATTAGGCATGCCATTCCAAAAATAAAAAAAGGAGGCGAACTACGTGGCTAAAAAATCAATGATTGCTAAAAATAAACGCCCAGCAAAACACTCAACACAAGAATACACACGTTGCGAACGTTGCGGACGTCCACATTCAGTTTATCGTAAATTTAAACTTTGCCGTATTTGCTTCCGCGAACTTGCCTATAAAGGTCAAATTCCCGGCGTGAAGAAAGCTAGCTGGTAAACAAGTAAACTCGCATAAAGGAGGTAAATCATCTAATGGTCATGACAGATCCAATTGCAGATTTTCTAACTCGCATCCGTAATGCCAACATGGTAAAACACGATGTATTAGAAGTGCCTGCTTCAAAAATCAAACGTGACATCGCTGAAATCTTGAAAAAAGAAGGTTTCATCCGTGATGTTGAATATATCGAAGATGACAAACAAGGCGTGATCCGTGTTTTCCTAAAATATGGAAAAAATGGTGAACGTGTTATCACTAACTTGAAACGTATTTCTAAACCAGGTCTACGTGCTTATGTTAAAGCTGACGAAGTACCAAGAGTATTAAACGGTTTAGGTATTGCAATCATCTCAACTTCTGAAGGTGTTATCACTGATAAAGAAGCTCGAGTTAAAAATGTTGGCGGCGAAGTTGTCGCTTATGTATGGTAATTTAAAATAATACACAAGGAGGTGTCTCTACGTGAGTCGTATCGGTAATAAAGTAGTCGTTCTTCCTGCTGGTGTTGAAGTCAAGCAAGAAGGAAATGACGTTACAGTTAAAGGACCTAAAGGTGAATTAACTCGTACTTTTTCTTCAGATATTAAAATGAATATCGAAGGAAACGAAGTAACTTTCACTCGTCCAAATGACAGCAAAGAAATGAAAACAATCCACGGAACAACTCGTGCAAACTTCAATAACATGGTTGTTGGCGTAAGCGAAGGTTTCAAAAAAGGATTAGAACTTATCGGGGTTGGGTACCGTGCTCAATTACAAGGTTCAAAACTTGTATTGAACGTTGGTTATTCAAATCCAGTAGAAATGAACGCACCAGCTGGAGTTACAGTTGAAGTTCCTTCTAATACTTCTATCGTTGTATCAGGAACAAGCAAAGAAATGGTTGGCGAATTTGCAGCTAACATTCGTGGCGTTCGTCCTCCAGAACCTTATAAAGGCAAAGGTATTCGCTATGTTGGTGAATTCGTACGCCGTAAAGAAGGTAAAACTGGTAAATAATCGTAAACAGGGTTTACGATTCGCAGCTTAGGCTAGCAAAAATAAAGAGGTGACAATTGTGATTACAAAACCAGATAAAAATAAAACACGTCAAAAAAGACATAAACGTGTACGTAACAAAATCTCTGGTACTGCTGAGTGCCCACGCTTGAACGTTTTCCGTTCTAACAAAAACATCTACGCGCAAGTAATTGATGACGTAGCGGGTGTGACGCTAGCAAGTGCCTCTGCCTTGGATAAAGAAATTTCAGGTGGAACAAAAGTTGAACAAGCACAAGCTGTTGGTAAATTAGTAGCAGAACGTGCAGCAGCAAAAGGTATTAAAGAAGTAGTCTTTGACCGTGGTGGATACCTTTACCATGGCCGTGTAGCAGCTTTAGCTGAAGCAGCTCGCGAAAATGGACTAGAATTTTAGAAGAAGGAGGAACACCATTCATGGTTTATATTGATCCAAAACACTTGGAATTAGAAGACCGCGTTGTTGCGATTAACCGCGTAACAAAAGTTGTTAAAGGTGGACGTCGTTTACGTTTCGCAGCTTTAGTTGTTGTCGGTGACAAAAACGGACACGTAGGATTTGGTACTGGTAAAGCTCAAGAAGTTCCAGAAGCAATCCGTAAAGCAGTTGAAGACGCTAAGAAAAACTTAATTGAAGTACCAATGGTTGGTTCTTCAATCCCACACGAAGTTATCGGTGTATTCGGTGGCGGACGTATCTTAATGAAACCTGCTGTAGAAGGTTCTGGGGTAGCCGCTGGTGGACCTGTTCGTGCCGTATTGGAGTTAGCTGGGGTAGCTGATATCACATCTAAATCTCTAGGCTCAAACACTCCTATCAATGTTGTTCGCGCAACTGTTGAAGGATTAAAACAATTAAAACGCGCTGAAGAAGTGGCAGCACTTCGCGGTAAATCAGTTGAAGAATTAATCGGTTAAGGAGGACAAAAATAATGGCTGAATTAAAAATTACTTTAAAACGCAGTGTTATCGGACGTCCTCAAAACCAACGCGATACTGTTAAAGCGTTAGGTCTAGGTAAAGTGAACAGTACTGTTGTTAAACCTGCTAATGATGCAATCAAAGGTATGGTTAACACTGTAGCTCATTTAGTGGACGTAGAAGAAATTTAAGTATCAATTTGATAGATTTACTTTGATTAAGGAGGTGCCAAACCATGAAACTTCATGAATTAAAATCTGCAGAAGGATCACGTCACGTGCGTAACCGTGTAGGTCGTGGTACATCATCTGGTAATGGTAAAACAGCTGGACGTGGACAAAAAGGTCAAAAAGCTCGTTCAGGTGGTGGAGTTCGTCTAGGTTTTGAGGGGGGACAAACACCATTGTTCCGTCGCTTACCAAAACGCGGATTCACTAATGTTAACCGTAAAGAATATGCAGTAATTAACCTTGACCTTCTAAATCGCTTTGAAGACGGAACTGAAGTAACTCCTGTAACTTTAGTTGAAGCTGGATTAGTTAAAAACGAAAAAGCTGGAATCAAAGTGTTAGGAAACGGTGAATTAACTAAGAAATTAACTGTTAAAGCAGCTAAATTCTCTAAAGCAGCTGAAGAAGCAATCGTTGCTGCTGGTGGATCAATCGAGGTGATCTAATGTTAAAACTTTTAAAGGATGCTTTTAAAGTAAAGGATATTAGATCAAGAATTTTATTCACTATTATGATTTTATTCGTCTTTCGTCTAGGTACACATATTACTGTGCCAGGCGTAGATGTTACTAAGTTGCAAGCTATCTCTAGCTTACCTTTCTTGAATATGCTTGATTTGGTAAGTGGTAGTGCCATGCAACGTTTCTCTATTTTTTCCATGGGGGTTTCGCCATATATCACTGCGTCAATTATCGTTCAATTGATGCAAATGGATATTGTACCGAAATTCGTTGAATGGTCAAAACAAGGGGAAGTGGGTCGTAAGAAATTGAATCAAGCAACACGCTATTTGACATTAGTCTTAGGATTTTTACAATCGATGGCGTTAACTGCAGGATTTCAAATGTGGACTCAGTTCGGATTTTTGCCAACTGCCAATGCAGCAACATATGTGCTAATTGGTATCATCTTAACTACAGGGACAATGTTTGTCACTTGGTTAGGAGAGCAAATTACGGACAAAGGAATTGGTAATGGTGTATCAATGATTATCTTTGCAGGTATCATTTCACGTTTACCAGTTGATATTAAAGGATTAATTGAAGACTACTTTATTAATATTGATTCGTCTGATTTATGGAAATCCATCATATTTATGGTGATTCTAGTGATTGCAGTCTTGGCAATTGTTACCTTTGTGACATATTTCCAACAAGCAGAACGTAAAATCCCGATTCAATATACCAAACGAGTAGCTGGCGCACCAACAAGCAGTTACCTTCCATTGAAAGTAAATGCTGCTGGGGTTATTCCAGTTATCTTCGCAAGCTCTTTTATCACAACACCAAATGCTATCTTACAAGCATTCGGTTCATTCCAAGGTGAAGCTTGGTTTGATGTAGTCCAAACGGTTTTTAATTATAATACTGTCCCTGGGGCAATTTTATATACAACATTAATCGTTGGATTCACGTTCTTCTATGCCTTTGTTCAGGTGAATCCGGAAAAATTAGCTGAAAACTTGCAAAAACAAGGTAGCTATATTCCAAGTGTTCGTCCAGGTAAAGGAACAGAAGAATACGTCTCAAAACTATTGATGCGTTTAAGTACTGTCGGGGCTCTATTCTTAGGACTCGTTGCATTATTGCCTATTTTGGCACAAATGATTTGGAACTTACCACAATCAATTGGTTTGGGAGGAACAAGTTTGTTAATCGTTATTGGTGTAGCCTTAGAAACTGCGAAACAGTTAGAAGGTCTAATGCTAAAACGTAAATATACTGGTTTCATCAATTAAAGTTTTATGAGGTGTTGAGGATTTCCTCAACACTATTCAGAAACTTACAGGAGGAGTTAAAATGAACCTCATTTTAATGGGACTACCCGGTGCTGGGAAAGGCACTCAAGCAGAACGTATTATTGCTGAGTACAACATTCCGCATATTTCAACGGGCGACATGTTTCGTGCCGCAATGGCCAATGAAACAGCTCTTGGCCTGGAAGCAAAATCATACATGGACAAAGGTGAATTAGTACCTGATGAAGTGACAAACGGAATTGTAAAAGAACGTTTAGCTGAATCAGATACAGACAAAGGTTTCTTATTAGATGGTTTCCCTCGTACATTAGATCAAGCAGAAGCGCTAGATCAAATGTTGAAAGACCTTGGAAAAGAAATTGATGCCGTCATCGAAATTCATGTCCCTGAAGAAATTCTTGTTGATCGTCTAGCAGGACGCTATATTTGCCGTGATTGCGGTGCAACTTATCATAAAGTATTTAACCCTACAAAAGTAGAAGGTACTTGTGATCGTTGTGGCGGACATGACTTCTATCAACGAGAAGATGATAAGCCTGAGACGGTCAAAAATCGTCTAGCTATCAATGTGAAAAGTAGTGAACCAATCTTAGCATATTACAAAGAAAAAGGTTTATTGCAGTCAATTGATGGTAATCGTGAAATCGATGCTGTATTTGCAGATGTAAAAAATATCATCGAGTAACGATCGATTGCCCGCATCCGACTTGCAATTTGGTAACTTTCTCTTGCTAAGTATGATATATTATGCTAAAATGTATCAGTCCGACTTCTAAGAAATTAGAAGACTGTTTTGAGAATCTAAGGTGGGAACACTGGTTTCCGCCATTTTATCGTGTGAAAATGCGAAACAAGTACAAGGAGGTACTGTGCGTGGCAAAAGAAGATATGATTGAAGTCGAAGGTACAGTCGTCGAAACTTTGCCGAATGCAATGTTTAAAGTCGAATTGGAAAATGGACACCAAGTTCTTGCTACTGTTTCTGGTAAAATTAGAATGCACTACATTCGCATCTTACCTGGAGACAAGGTGACAGTTGAACTATCACCGTACGACTTGAACCGTGGCCGTATTACTTATCGTTTTAAATAATTGTACTCCGTAAAACCACAGGAGGTATTATCATGAAAGTAAGACCATCAGTAAAACCAATGTGTGAACATTGTAAAGTAATTCGTCGTAATGGGCGCGTTATGGTGATTTGCCCAGCAAATCCAAAACATAAACAACGTCAAGGATAATCGGAGGTGTAACAAGATATGGCTCGTATTGCAGGAGTAGATATTCCTCGTGATAAACGTGTAGTCGTTTCTCTTACTTATATCTATGGTATTGGTAACACGACTGCGAAACAAGTTCTAGCAGATGCTGGCGTTTCTGAAGACGTTCGTGTTCGTGATTTAACGAATGAACAGACAGACGCTATCCGTGCGGAAATTGATAAATTAAAAGTTGAAGGTGACTTACGTCGTGAAGTTAACCTAAACATCAAACGTTTGATGGAAATCGGTTCATACCGTGGGATCCGTCATCGTCGTGGATTGCCAGTTCGTGGACAAAACACGAAAAACAATGCACGTACTCGTAAAGGCCCGTCTAAAACAGTAGCAGGCAAGAAAAAATAATTCCTAAGTGAAGGAGGTTAAAACTTCATGGCAGCAAAAAAAGTGAGTCGTAAACGCCGTGTGAAAAAGAATATTGAAGCAGGTATCGCGCATATCCACTCAACATTCAACAATACAATTGTGATGATCACTGATACTCATGGTAACGCGTTAGCATGGTCGTCAGCTGGTGCATTAGGATTCAGAGGAAGCAGAAAATCAACACCTTTTGCAGCTCAAATGGCAGCAGAAACTGCAACAAAAGCAGCAATGGAACACGGATTAAGAACTGTAGAGGTAACTGTTAAAGGTCCTGGTTCAGGACGTGAAGCAGCAATTCGTTCATTACAAGCAGCAGGTTTGGAAGTGACTGCAATTCGTGACGTGACTCCAGTTCCTCATAATGGATGCCGCCCTCCAAAACGCCGTCGTGTTTAATGAGTGCCGCTCATTTTGAGTTTCAATAATTACGTCATTGAACAAGACACTTTTCGTTTTGAAAGGGGTAAGAGATAAGAATGATTGAATTCGAAAAACCAAGAATTGCAAAAATTGATGAAGAGAAAGATTATGGAAAGTTCATCGTTGAACCTCTAGAAAGAGGCTACGGAACTACTCTAGGAAATTCCCTACGTCGCATTTTGTTATCTTCTCTACCAGGTGCAGCAATCACTAATATTCAAATTGATGGAGTATTACACGAGTTCTCAACTGTTAAGGGTGTTCGAGAAGACGTCGCTCAAATCATCTTGAATATCAAAGGTCTTGCATTAAAAATGTACGGTGAAGAAGAAAAGACCCTTGAAATCGATATTACTGGACCAGCTACAGTAACTGCCGGCGATATTATCGTTGATAGTGATGTAGAAATCCTTAATAAAGATATGTACATTTGTACAGTTTCTGAAGGAACAACTTTCCATGCGCGTTTAACTGTTAGACCAGGTCGTGGATATGTTCAAGCAGACGAAAATAAAAAAGAAGATATGCCGATTGGTGTTCTTCCAGTTGATTCAATCTATACACCTGTACGTCGTGTTAACTACCAAGTAGAAAATACTCGTGTTGGTCGTCGTGATGATTTCGACAAATTAACGATGGAAATTTGGACAGATGGTTCAATTGAGCCATTAGATGCAATGAGTTTAGCCGCAAAAATCATGACTGAACATTTAGATATCTTTGTTAACCTAACTGATGAAGCGAAAAACGCTGAAATCATGGTTGAAAAAGAAGAAACTCAAAAAGAGAAAATGTTAGAAATGACTATTGAAGAATTAGACTTATCAGTTCGTTCATATAACTGTCTAAAACGTGCAGGAATTAATAC includes:
- the rplP gene encoding 50S ribosomal protein L16 gives rise to the protein MLVPKRVKHRREFRGKMRGEAKGGKEVAFGEYGLQAVESHWITNRQIEASRIAMTRYMKRGGKVWIKIFPHKSYTSKAIGVRMGKGKGAPEGWVAPVKRGKIMFEIAGVSEEVAREALRLASHKLPMKTKIVKREEMGGESNEG
- the rpmC gene encoding 50S ribosomal protein L29 translates to MKVKEIRELTTAEMLDQEKQLKEELFNLRFQLATGQLENTARIQEVRKSIARIKTVLREQAK
- the rpsQ gene encoding 30S ribosomal protein S17, with the protein product MTEERNQRKVYQGRVVSDKMDKTITVVVETKKNHPIYGKRMKYSKKYKAHDENNEAKVGDIVKVMETRPLSATKRFRLVEIVEKAVII
- the rplN gene encoding 50S ribosomal protein L14; this translates as MIQQESRLRVADNSGAREILTIKVLGGSGRKTANIGDVIVATVKQATPGGVVKKGDVVKAVIVRTKSGARRADGSYIKFDENAAVIIRDDKSPRGTRIFGPVARELREGNFMKIVSLAPEVL
- the rplX gene encoding 50S ribosomal protein L24 gives rise to the protein MFVKKGDKVKVITGKDKNKEGIVLEALPKKDKVVVEGVNIMKKHQKPSQAAPQGGIVEVEAPIHVSNVMVIDPSNGEATRVSYKEVDGKKVRVSKKTGEVIDK
- the rplE gene encoding 50S ribosomal protein L5, encoding MNRLKEKYTKEVVPSLMEKFEYSSVMQAPKVDKIVINMGVGDAVSNAKNLDKAVEELALISGQKPLITKAKKSIAGFRLREGMPIGCKVTLRGERMYEFLDKLVSVSLPRVRDFHGVSKKAFDGRGNYTLGIKEQLIFPEVDYDLVDKVRGMDIVIVTTANTDEESRELLTQLGMPFQK
- a CDS encoding type Z 30S ribosomal protein S14, with translation MAKKSMIAKNKRPAKHSTQEYTRCERCGRPHSVYRKFKLCRICFRELAYKGQIPGVKKASW
- the rpsH gene encoding 30S ribosomal protein S8, producing the protein MVMTDPIADFLTRIRNANMVKHDVLEVPASKIKRDIAEILKKEGFIRDVEYIEDDKQGVIRVFLKYGKNGERVITNLKRISKPGLRAYVKADEVPRVLNGLGIAIISTSEGVITDKEARVKNVGGEVVAYVW
- the rplF gene encoding 50S ribosomal protein L6 translates to MSRIGNKVVVLPAGVEVKQEGNDVTVKGPKGELTRTFSSDIKMNIEGNEVTFTRPNDSKEMKTIHGTTRANFNNMVVGVSEGFKKGLELIGVGYRAQLQGSKLVLNVGYSNPVEMNAPAGVTVEVPSNTSIVVSGTSKEMVGEFAANIRGVRPPEPYKGKGIRYVGEFVRRKEGKTGK
- the rplR gene encoding 50S ribosomal protein L18, with the protein product MITKPDKNKTRQKRHKRVRNKISGTAECPRLNVFRSNKNIYAQVIDDVAGVTLASASALDKEISGGTKVEQAQAVGKLVAERAAAKGIKEVVFDRGGYLYHGRVAALAEAARENGLEF
- the rpsE gene encoding 30S ribosomal protein S5 — its product is MVYIDPKHLELEDRVVAINRVTKVVKGGRRLRFAALVVVGDKNGHVGFGTGKAQEVPEAIRKAVEDAKKNLIEVPMVGSSIPHEVIGVFGGGRILMKPAVEGSGVAAGGPVRAVLELAGVADITSKSLGSNTPINVVRATVEGLKQLKRAEEVAALRGKSVEELIG
- the rpmD gene encoding 50S ribosomal protein L30, whose product is MAELKITLKRSVIGRPQNQRDTVKALGLGKVNSTVVKPANDAIKGMVNTVAHLVDVEEI
- the rplO gene encoding 50S ribosomal protein L15, whose amino-acid sequence is MKLHELKSAEGSRHVRNRVGRGTSSGNGKTAGRGQKGQKARSGGGVRLGFEGGQTPLFRRLPKRGFTNVNRKEYAVINLDLLNRFEDGTEVTPVTLVEAGLVKNEKAGIKVLGNGELTKKLTVKAAKFSKAAEEAIVAAGGSIEVI
- the secY gene encoding preprotein translocase subunit SecY; protein product: MLKLLKDAFKVKDIRSRILFTIMILFVFRLGTHITVPGVDVTKLQAISSLPFLNMLDLVSGSAMQRFSIFSMGVSPYITASIIVQLMQMDIVPKFVEWSKQGEVGRKKLNQATRYLTLVLGFLQSMALTAGFQMWTQFGFLPTANAATYVLIGIILTTGTMFVTWLGEQITDKGIGNGVSMIIFAGIISRLPVDIKGLIEDYFINIDSSDLWKSIIFMVILVIAVLAIVTFVTYFQQAERKIPIQYTKRVAGAPTSSYLPLKVNAAGVIPVIFASSFITTPNAILQAFGSFQGEAWFDVVQTVFNYNTVPGAILYTTLIVGFTFFYAFVQVNPEKLAENLQKQGSYIPSVRPGKGTEEYVSKLLMRLSTVGALFLGLVALLPILAQMIWNLPQSIGLGGTSLLIVIGVALETAKQLEGLMLKRKYTGFIN
- a CDS encoding adenylate kinase, whose amino-acid sequence is MNLILMGLPGAGKGTQAERIIAEYNIPHISTGDMFRAAMANETALGLEAKSYMDKGELVPDEVTNGIVKERLAESDTDKGFLLDGFPRTLDQAEALDQMLKDLGKEIDAVIEIHVPEEILVDRLAGRYICRDCGATYHKVFNPTKVEGTCDRCGGHDFYQREDDKPETVKNRLAINVKSSEPILAYYKEKGLLQSIDGNREIDAVFADVKNIIE
- the infA gene encoding translation initiation factor IF-1, producing the protein MAKEDMIEVEGTVVETLPNAMFKVELENGHQVLATVSGKIRMHYIRILPGDKVTVELSPYDLNRGRITYRFK
- the rpmJ gene encoding 50S ribosomal protein L36 translates to MKVRPSVKPMCEHCKVIRRNGRVMVICPANPKHKQRQG
- the rpsM gene encoding 30S ribosomal protein S13, which produces MARIAGVDIPRDKRVVVSLTYIYGIGNTTAKQVLADAGVSEDVRVRDLTNEQTDAIRAEIDKLKVEGDLRREVNLNIKRLMEIGSYRGIRHRRGLPVRGQNTKNNARTRKGPSKTVAGKKK
- the rpsK gene encoding 30S ribosomal protein S11, with amino-acid sequence MAAKKVSRKRRVKKNIEAGIAHIHSTFNNTIVMITDTHGNALAWSSAGALGFRGSRKSTPFAAQMAAETATKAAMEHGLRTVEVTVKGPGSGREAAIRSLQAAGLEVTAIRDVTPVPHNGCRPPKRRRV
- a CDS encoding DNA-directed RNA polymerase subunit alpha, with the protein product MIEFEKPRIAKIDEEKDYGKFIVEPLERGYGTTLGNSLRRILLSSLPGAAITNIQIDGVLHEFSTVKGVREDVAQIILNIKGLALKMYGEEEKTLEIDITGPATVTAGDIIVDSDVEILNKDMYICTVSEGTTFHARLTVRPGRGYVQADENKKEDMPIGVLPVDSIYTPVRRVNYQVENTRVGRRDDFDKLTMEIWTDGSIEPLDAMSLAAKIMTEHLDIFVNLTDEAKNAEIMVEKEETQKEKMLEMTIEELDLSVRSYNCLKRAGINTVQELTNKSEPEMIKVRNLGRKSLEEVKAKLHDLGLGLRKDD